One Natronosalvus amylolyticus genomic window, TTAGGAACACGAGACTCGCATCACGAAGTTATTGAATCAATGAATCAGTGAAGTAGTGATTTCGAGAATCATTGAATCAGTGAGTAAATGATTCAAAGACAGTGCCCGAAAAGAGACGAATACGCCACCTCAGCCCATCAAACAACGATATTCGGCAGAATTGCATTGAGAGAGATACAACTGAGTGTCTGACATGGATTTATGAGTCATTGATTCAATGATCGAACCATGACCGAGACACCTCGTGGATGGGGCGTCACCCCATCGACTGGCATCCCCACGATCGCCTTCGGTAACCAGAAAGGCGGGACTGGAAAGACAACGGCGACGATTAACAGTGCCGCGGCGTTGGCCACGCGCGACCACGATGTTCTTGCAATCGATATGGACCCGCAAGCCGACATGACGAAAGGGCTTGGACTAGGTCCGGGCGACGACAACGATCCAGCAAGCCCGAAGAACGAACTCCCCAACACACTAGTCACCGATGACGAGAATCTGCTCGACGTACTCGTCGACAATCCGCGCACGCACGATACAAGTCTTTCAGAGATCGTGATCGAAGCCGACGAGTACGACCATCTGAACTTCGATCTGATTCCCAGTCACAAGGACATGGGCCTTGCTCGAGATTGGATGGACGATGCGAATGCCCGCCTCTCACTGAAACTCGCCCTCGAAGAGATGGTTGACGACGGATACAACTACGATTTTATCGTAGTCGATTGCCCTCCCGACCTCTCAGTCCTGACGGACGCGGCCTTCATCGCGGCTCAAAACGTCTTCCTGGCTGCACAGACCCAAGCAACATCACGGGATGCACTTGACGACCTGTGGGACCAGCTGGAGTCCATCGAGGACAACCAGCAGATCG contains:
- a CDS encoding ParA family protein produces the protein MTETPRGWGVTPSTGIPTIAFGNQKGGTGKTTATINSAAALATRDHDVLAIDMDPQADMTKGLGLGPGDDNDPASPKNELPNTLVTDDENLLDVLVDNPRTHDTSLSEIVIEADEYDHLNFDLIPSHKDMGLARDWMDDANARLSLKLALEEMVDDGYNYDFIVVDCPPDLSVLTDAAFIAAQNVFLAAQTQATSRDALDDLWDQLESIEDNQQIEIAIVGLLANMYRDDGQSQKFLNSFDESFASMAPIFKLPMRVAIQRAWDNGRDIFGWEDANDQQVERDLFLEVAETMERAFDKTQVEA